In Mytilus edulis chromosome 3, xbMytEdul2.2, whole genome shotgun sequence, the genomic window agtggttgtcctgtTGTTGGTGTATATCATATTTCTTGTTCGttaatcaggctgttagttttctcactAAGGATATTCAAATATAGCTTGTATGAAAGGGAGGCAGACATTTTACTGATGCACCACTGATTCATTGCTAAAGTTTGAGGGGTGTCAAAGTTGTTTACCATGACTTTCAATGTTCCGTTTTTATCCTTGCCACATGTCTTAGAGTGATGGTGGGGAATTTACTCAACATTGAGGAGTTTTGAAGTTGGAGAGCAGAAACAATAtgtgacagacagacagacaataCATTAATGCCTTTGACTTATTACTGAATAACAAGGCAGAAATCCTCATGTTATAAATCTATGGAGAGAAATTTTGCACCAAAACTTACTCCTGGTTGAAAGACAATAAATAAAGTGGTTATGACATTTGGGACAACTTTGAACCTGGAATATCTCTTCTGAGTTGAAATAGCACTACACAAAATGGTTCTAGAATCTTTACAAACCTCACTGGACAATTAAGACTATATAATTGCTGGATGACAATAGTTGTCAAGCACAGACCAGAATGCAGAATGATGTTCCTTCCTTTAATCAATTAATTTTCTATCGAAATATGATTTCTTCATAAAATTATACATTACTGACAGGAAGTACAACACAatgtattgtaaatattataatatgAGAACAGAAACCTATGTCTCTGCAAGATACAACAcaatttattgtaaatattataatatgAGAACAGAAACCTACGTCTCTGCAAGATACAACAcaatttattgtaaatattataatatgAGAACAGAAACCTATGCCTCTGCAAGATACAACAcaatttattgtaaatattataatatgAGAACAGAAACCTATGCCTCTGCAAGATACAACAcaatttattgtaaatattataatatgAGAACAGAAACCTATGCCTCTGCAAGATACAACACAatgtattgtaaatattataatatgAGAACAGAAACTTATGCCTCTGCAAGATACAAAACATGAATGTTTGGTAAAACATTTAAAGCAATATATGTTCAAAATTGTAAAGAATGTCTTTTCCAAGGCATCTTTAAAGGAGCAAAGTTCCCTCATCATCATCCAACACaagtccattctcaattttaagatatGATAAAAAGAAAGCATATTGCTTAGCATGCAAATATACTATGAAACATTGCTTTTTAGCATGTACCCGATTTCTTAACATATAAACTTGAAACATATGCAATAATACAAgagttaataaattaaaaatttctttaaactaGAGTTCTATTACTTCAAATCAGTGCCTTCAGTAGATgtagacatttttgtttttctattttgtatttatatcaattatttgaataatgtttgtttatttatttttcaggtcaGTGGTTGTTTGGACCAGTtctttgtgatttttttgtgaCTGCTGATGTCTTCATGTGTACATCCTCCATACTTCATTTATGTACGATATCACTTGAAAGATTCATGGCTATACGAGCACCTCTTTCAAACCGTAATAAATCAAAAACTGTTgtgatattaaaaataataatggtGTGGGTTATAGCAGTGACAATATCAAGTCCAATTACAATTCTAGGATTTGTAGACGAGTCAAATATTTTAAGTGGGAACTACTGTGTCCTAAGCAAcaaacattttatgatttatggATCAATATGTGCTTTCTTCATTCCACTTTTTATCATGATTTTATCCTACAGTATAACTTTGTATTTACTCATACGACAGTCTAAAAAGTGTCAAAGAGGAAATCATAATGGTAAACCTATAATGAGGAGATCGCTGAGTCGAAAACCTGTTCAACGCCGTCCATATGTACGATTTCAATCAAAACTAACTTCTCCAAATGGAAGTATTGTAGGTAATGCCGATAATCAGTTTTCACCAATGATAGGTAGAAAGCCAGGTAGAAAACAGCGATTACGTCCCAGCTTAACTTTTCCTATTCAAAAGAATACCCCATATCTTAGTCCGGGAGATGTGTCACCTGACAAGGAATGTTCTGTGTATCATTCACAAGAAGTGTTAAACAGTAAATGGGATAAAAAGGCAAACTTTAATCTGTCTAGTCCCTCAGCATTATCTAGACTGATAAAGAAACATCAAATGGAGCTTAAAGAAGCAAGAATAAAAACAGATGATGTTCAGACTGAACAGAAAGCTTCAAAAGTCATAGGAATAGTATTTATAATATTTGTAGTCTGCTGGGCGCCATTTTTCATCGTCAACATTACTTCAGCCTTGTGTGATAAATGCTTCTTTAGTCAGACACTGATTTCAACTTTCGTATGGCTTGGCTTCTTGTCAAGCACAATCAATCCTATCATTTATACTATgtttaacaaaacatttaaaatgacCTTTAAAAAGCTGATACTTTGTCAATATGATACGCTTCAACGTAAAACCCGGGTCCAACGTTGGATGTTAAGTAACGGGATCAGTCACTATCCAACCAGCTCCAGTACCGTTAGCTTAGAGACACCATGCTGATGAAACATAAAAACCATCTTATAGTCAGGTACAATTCACCTGTCAATTAATCATCTCAAACTGTTTATAATTGTCTCAAAGATGGatttccaatattaaaataataatatgtcTTCTTTAATTTCTACTTCAACTTTTTTTGTTGAGAAATATCTTGATCAAGTGTTATCATTAACGCAAATAATAAACATCAACAAAAATAACTTCTATTGTAAAATTATTAATATCATTGGAAATACATAATTTACTGATGGGTAGTGAATATCAGCAGCAGAACATCAGATATCAAATTTAGAATCTTTCATCTTTTTTCTATGATCATTGGGTGTTTCTATCTTGATCAGCAATGTTACAGCATTTAAAGCTTCTATTCAGaatgcatttataaatatgtCATTACTATCATAAGTGGATCACCAGAGAGACAATAACTCAATTAATCATATCTCTTATGACTGATTTAGAACAACACAAAATCAGGCACTACTTGGACCCCTGGTTTAATGTTTTTCAACAATATAAAATTACCTGGTGGATTTATTCCTGCTTTATTAATCAACTTAAGTAGCTTTTGATGAAATTGTGGTTTCACAAAATCATAAAAAGAACAGAAAGTAAAAGAAATGCTAAACCTCTTCATCACAGAACATATTGGTTACTATTTAAACAGTCATTTAAGAGCTGAGGGCAAAAGTCTTTTAATTTTGTTCCATAAtgtgttcatttaaaaaagaactgttttccttgctatattatgttttgttttgttatgacAATAAATAAAGATACCAAGTGGTTTTACACAGAcaataatgttacttatatgaaaAAAGTCCAATATtaccctttttttaaatattgtctgGTTGAAGATTACTTTACAGGTGGACAAAAACCTTGGAAAGAAAACTTAATAATGATCAATTACATACACATAATAATTTGGTGAAATAGTTAACACTTTCAAGCAAGCTTAGTGCCAGATGACAGGTTTAAGTTTAACCTGGGTTTAGCTTAGACTCTCCTAATGCAAACAAAACAATATCAACAGCAAATACTACTTCTGATTAAGCTACCTATAACATATATAACTGTGGCTTGTTGACTATCCTTGGCATGACCATGTAGCTGTGTGTACAAAACAAATCTGATAAAACTATCTCTCCTTGTATCTGACCCATTATAGATCTGATGATGGACATAACTACATGATTCACATGATCAAAGTCATCAGTAGAGATTACAGTAAAACCATTCATACCTTTTATAAGATATTGTTTCCCCATTTTGCAAGTATTTATTGTAATGGTTTTAAGATTAAAAGTATATCTGAAGTTCACTGCCAGAGAGTCAAGCCACAAATTAAACGAACTGTTAAGAGGTCTAAATAAGCTTTGCTAATAAGAACAAATAAATCTTGgacaattgtaaaataatataGTTTATCTTCAATGTCCAATTTGCTGTTTCACTGTTACATTTAAATGATGGACACACAAATGGGCTTTAGAACTCTCTCTGTCCACAACTTGTATCTCAGTTGTGGATGGAGAGAGGGAGAGAGTTCTAAAGATCATGTGCGGGTCCATCATTTTAATGTACCAAAGTCttgtaatttcagaggagaaaaaATTCAGACATTTCTATCTAAAATAATTGTATGCTGCAAACAGTCTAAACCAGAACTACCATAGGACCATCTCTGTAATGATAGGAGACTAGTATGACCAAATAGAGAGCACATTGGTAACTTATCAACCAAAGGAAAATATACACCTGCCATGTTAAACTCAGCATTGAGGCAAATATTTGTTTCAATCAgaactcagataaaaaaaatctctatTACTTTGGAcagataacaaataaaatgtagaatCAGATCAGGGAACCAGTCAAAACTTGATGTTTATCATTATTTACCACATATGAGGGTTAAACTAAGGACTCTACCCACATAAAATACTGATAGAGAAAGGAAAAAACAGatataaatataacatatcacacagttattaaatatgataatgaatttatcttgttttatgagaaatgtcaagattttgacagaaaatacATTGAAGTGTAGAGTTGAATCTGTAGAAATGTGCATCATACTCAGAAAACATCGTTAAACAGATAAAGAAGATGTTGTAGGGTGCAATGTCTTATCattctaatatatattttatcatcaTACTCATCAAATGGTTCTGCAGTTttgaattttatggaaatatttgtttttacttcaGGCAATGTCAGCAACTGTTTTAAAGCTGTTTATGTATTGGaactaaaaaaaaccattataatCAACCAgttcaaagatttttttcaataaattttaatctTCGGGTGTAATTTGGACTATTTCATTACTTTTTAGACCATTAACCTTTGGAGCCTAATAGGATGTATTTGAAAACTAACCTATCTGGTTAGATCAAATCACTTAATTCTTATCTTTCTAGTATCCTGTTTCCACTGAGAAATATCATCTAATTACAGAACATCTTGATTGTAGGAGCCATGAAAGTGTGGATGGTGCATGATAAGATTTTATCaagtttttgtttcatttcattacaagtgtttacaaaactttgcaaTTAAGATACAGAATCGAAGCAGCATGTCTAGTAtcaatttacataaatatttcagctatctaccatttcaacactacaaacaaggatacccagagtataggggacagACActtaaacattacaaacaaggtACACAGGGTATAGGGGACAGAAACATGAAaactatctaccatttcaacactacaaacaaggtCACCaagagtatgggggacaaacacataatgaaacctatctaccatttcaacattacaaacaaggatacccagagtataggggacaaacacataatgaaacctatctaccatttcaacattacaaacaaggatacccagagtataggggacaaacacataatgaaacctatctaccatttcaacattacaaacaaggatacccagagtatgggggacaaacacataatgaaacctatctaccatttcaacattacaaacaaggatacccggAGTATGGgagacaaacacataatgaaacctatctaccatttcaacattacaaacaaggatacccagagtatggaggacaaacacataatgaaacctatctaccatttcaacattacaaacaaggatacccagagtatgggggacaaacacataatgaaacctatctaccatttcaacactacaaacaaggatacccagagtatgggggacaaacacataatgaaacctatctaccatttcaacactacaaacaaggatacccagagtataggggacaaacacataatgaaacctatctaccatttcaacactacaaacaaggatacccagagtataggggacaaacacataatgaaacatttctaccatttcaacattacaaacaaggatatcCAGAGTATGgaggacaaacacataatgaaacctatctaccatttcaacattacaaacaaggatatccagagtatgggggacaaacacataatgaaacctatctaccatttcaacactacaaacaaggatacccagagtataggggacaaacacataatgaaacctatctaccatttcaacactacaaacaaggatatccagagtataggggacaaacacataatgaaacctatctaccatttcaacattacaaacaaggatatccagagtataggggacaaacacataatgaaacctatctaccatttcaacactacaaacaaggatacccagagtataggggacaaacacataatgaaacctatctaccatttcaacattacaaacaaggatacccggagtatgggggacaaacacataatgaaacctatctaccatttcaacattacaaacaaggatacccagagtatgggggacaaacacatcatgaaacctatctaccatttcaacattacaaacaaggatacccagagtatgggggacaaacacataatgaaacctatctaccatttcaacattacaaacaaggatacccagagtatgggggacaaacacataatgaaacctatctaccatttcaacattacaaacaagaatacccagagtataggggacaaacacataatgaaacctatctaccatttcaacattacaaacaaggatacccagagtataggggacaaac contains:
- the LOC139518012 gene encoding 5-hydroxytryptamine receptor 2C-like, which encodes MTISQQKNISEKNGTDYIQWDLLLNQSTIHPNSTNSSMETEYNWAILLWSPLIVFGIAGNILVCMAISMEKRLQTVTNYFLLSLAVTDLLVCVIVMPLSIINEFTGQWLFGPVLCDFFVTADVFMCTSSILHLCTISLERFMAIRAPLSNRNKSKTVVILKIIMVWVIAVTISSPITILGFVDESNILSGNYCVLSNKHFMIYGSICAFFIPLFIMILSYSITLYLLIRQSKKCQRGNHNGKPIMRRSLSRKPVQRRPYVRFQSKLTSPNGSIVGNADNQFSPMIGRKPGRKQRLRPSLTFPIQKNTPYLSPGDVSPDKECSVYHSQEVLNSKWDKKANFNLSSPSALSRLIKKHQMELKEARIKTDDVQTEQKASKVIGIVFIIFVVCWAPFFIVNITSALCDKCFFSQTLISTFVWLGFLSSTINPIIYTMFNKTFKMTFKKLILCQYDTLQRKTRVQRWMLSNGISHYPTSSSTVSLETPC